Proteins from a single region of Colias croceus chromosome Z, ilColCroc2.1:
- the LOC123705481 gene encoding uncharacterized protein LOC123705481: MTLWMLYYKNGGPQSRAAKSKKPYDKNKLVTWRLGCELGIVMDSDCPVDGGWSTWTAWSACLGSCDETGHRRRTRACVNPPTSKDGLPCSGPEQEIEPCFQTNCTIADFRKLIENDPARMIGLRQLEAVPVVLDQCLQRECPYEAIEAALTTDNTWQLSAEALWNALQCVKRNLGCPLTGQWGNWGPWSACGALCGKGLQWRYRKCDSPAPSDARLVCSGAPLQYEECEGDQCAIDEPAALGYSTGGAWSGWGQWSDCSERCGVGIRRRKRQCVEKHASLSSFVWGTFCRGQYDQLEVCSNKNCKLNGGWSGWGGWGPCSQTCGAGKRSRSRSCTRPIPFGGGAKCYGSRTEVGPCHLNPCDVYSHNIALFNGDSVLQYNFPRKHSTFFHFYMRFMPLSPTGTLVRRGSLNNPLVRLYMHKWHVCLDVSGSSKSCYIPRLCSPTAIDPAAWHSVLVTLTNDVAMLRIDDTPVPIKDSFSCDPELEKNDVQIFVGNRYHGAVQEMMLNFIPLSMFIEKEHLTQKSDFFPTFASNMAYDKANLDEAFINLDNDYYLRVPCFGTSKNSWRIDLTLKPNTGTGMILFIFDSTHDYWISLSLQNLRLKIKLNLSERKPELLSSSECVPHQWLDLSLTKKKAANIIEASINAGEKLHILLENDRCKRTEYTNRDSDKIQIDCNEEFFVGGFPHYIKSKVTEEIPSFSGIIASLKINNELLDLHDYSMERNKGNMVQLSSRTASISGSYHELMWGKSNKLNLTCLYSKRIKTSKELSYWTFLDTAINEILKDKNITSLDDGRILRLSLEAENELRGFYTCRSYYNKRTRNIITYGVIGKFKNDITGPDLTTITAVITTVSLIIFTLVWLIIEGIHDLRDGYGFFRDAHNMSPEREAEAVCKYIDQNKHLLGSKSAVRLAKARAKRKARHLASQISFAAKDEEAAMPTNKDEVSAVDEGTESEPEVLPALPDVKSAVLEPSHEVFRCEPSYVSSPKHGSNITSPGTKITSSSSLDSSPRHLCSRLLMSKIKYSSKESLRTKRIHRNKKLSNGSQLLTIKSSTYVNLSPGQRILQKFHELKSMDD, translated from the exons ATGACACTGTGGATGCTGTactacaaaaatggtggtccacaaagtcg tgcCGCCAAAAGTAAAAAACCTTATGATAAGAACAAACTGGTCACATGGCGACTTGGTTGTGAACTGGGAATTGTTATGGATTCTGACTGCCCTGTAGATGGAGGATGGTCAACTTGGACTGCTTGGTCTGCTTGTCTAGGATCATGTGATGAGACCGGTCATCGGAGGAGGACCAGAGCTTGCGTCAATCCACCTACTTCTAAAGATGGTCTACCCTGTAGTGGACCGGAGCAAGAAATTGAACCCTGCTTTCAGACCAACTGTACCATTGCAGACTTTAGAAAGTTAATTGAAAATGATCCAGCAAGAATGATTGGACTCCGACAATTAGAAGCAGTGCCTGTCGTGTTAGACCAATGTCTTCAAAGGGAATGCCCGTATGAGGCAATTGAAGCAGCATTAACCACAGATAATACTTGGCAATTAAGTGCCGAAGCGTTATGGAATGCTTTGCAATGTGTAAAGCGAAATTTGGGTTGCCCATTAACTGGACAATGGGGTAATTGGGGTCCTTGGTCGGCATGCGGGGCGCTTTGTGGGAAAGGATTGCAGTGGAGGTATAGAAAATGTGACTCTCCAGCTCCTTCAGACGCTCGTCTTGTTTGCTCCGGTGCACCGTTGCAGTATGAAGAATGTGAAGGGGATCAGTGTGCGATAGATGAACCCGCAGCTCTTGGGTATTCGACAGGCGGCGCCTGGAGTGGATGGGGTCAGTGGTCGGATTGTTCAGAACGCTGCGGCGTAGGTATTCGGCGTCGGAAAAGACAATGCGTTGAAAAACATGCTTCTTTGTCATCATTTGTATGGGGGACATTTTGTCGCGGTCAATACGACCAACTTGAAGTGTGTTCTAACAAAAACTGTAAGCTTAATGGGGGTTGGTCAGGCTGGGGGGGTTGGGGTCCATGTTCACAAACTTGTGGAGCGGGGAAGCGGTCTAGATCGAGATCTTGCACACGGCCGATACCTTTTGGTGGAGGGGCTAAGTGCTACGGTTCACGAACCGAGGTTGGACCATGTCATTTAAATCCATGTGACGTTTACTCTCATAACATAGCGTTATTTAACGGCGATTCTGTATTACAGTACAATTTTCCAAGAAAGCATTCTACgttctttcatttttatatgcgTTTTATGCCATTGTCTCCCACAGGTACACTTGTACGAAGAGGATCTTTAAATAATCCATTAGTGCGACTCTACATGCATAAATGGCACGTATGCTTAGACGTAAGCGGTTCGTCAAAATCATGTTATATTCCACGACTTTGTTCACCAACTGCAATTGATCCCGCAGCTTGGCATTCAGTTTTAGTAACATTGACAAATGATGTAGCTATGCTTAGAATAGATGATACACCAGTTCCAATTAAAGATTCATTCTCCTGCGATCCTGAGTTAGAAAAAAATGATGTGCAAATTTTCGTCGGAAATAGATATCATGGTGCAGTTCAAGAAATGATGCTCAACTTTATTCCACTGAGTATGTTCATAGAAAAAGAACACCTTACACAGAAATCAGATTTCTTCCCAACATTCGCGTCTAATATGGCCTACGACAAAGCAAATTTAGATGaagcttttattaatttagacAATGATTACTATCTGCGTGTACCATGTTTTGGTACCAGTAAAAATAGTTGGCGAATAGATTTAACATTAAAGCCTAATACAGGTACTGgcatgatattatttatttttgatagcACACATGATTATTGGATATCACTTTCGTTACAAAATTTGagactaaaaattaaattaaacttaagcGAACGCAAGCCAGAACTACTTAGCTCATCCGAATGTGTACCTCATCAATGGCTAGATTTATCCCTCACTAAAAAGAAGGCTGCCAATATTATAGAAGCATCAATCAACGCGGGCGAGAAACTTCATATTCTTTTAGAAAATGATAGATGTAAAAGGACAGAGTATACAAACCGTGATAGTGATAA GATAcaaattgattgtaatgaagAATTTTTTGTAGGTGGTTTTCCACATTATATTAAAAGCAAGGTAACTGAAGAAATACCTTCGTTTTCTGGAATTATCGCTTCCCTTAAAATCAACAATGAATTGTTGGATCTTCATGATTATAGTATGGAGAGAAATAAAGGCAACATGGTACAATTATCCTCACGGACAGCAAGTATTTCAGGATCCTATCATGAATTAATGTGGGGTAAATCTAACAAGCTCAATTTAACCTGCCTATATtctaaaagaataaaaacatcaaaagAATTGAGTTACTGGACTTTTTTGGACACCgctattaatgaaatattaaaggataaaaatattacgtcTTTGGATGACGGCAGAATTCTCAGATTATCATTAGAAGCAGAAAATGAATTGCGAGGTTTTTACACATGTCgatcttattataataaaagaacaCGAAACATCATAACGTATGGAGTTATcggtaaatttaaaaatgacattACTGGACCTGATCTGACCACTATAACAGCTGTTATTACAACAGTGtcgcttattatttttacattagtATGGCTTATAATAGAAGGTATACACGATCTTCGCGATGGATATGGTTTTTTTCGTGATGCACATAATATGTCTCCCGAAAGAGAAGCTGAAGCTGTTTGTAAGTATATCGATCAAAATAAGCACTTACTGGGCAGTAAAAGTGCTGTCAGACTTGCGAAAGCTAGAGCGAAACGTAAAGCGAGACATTTAGCAAGTCAGATCAGTTTCGCAGCTAAGGATGAGGAAGCTGCAATGCCAACTAATAAGGACGAGGTATCTGCCGTGGATGAAGGGACAGAATCTGAGCCCGAGGTGTTGCCTGCTTTGCCAGATGTCAAGTCTGCAGTCCTTGAACCGTCCCATGAAGTGTTTCGATGCGAACCTTCCTATGTTAGTTCTCCCAAACACGGTTCGAACATTACATCACCCGGAACAAAAATAACGTCATCGTCATCTTTAGACAGCTCCCCGAGACACCTTTGTTCGAGATTGTTGAtgagtaaaattaaatattcttcAAAGGAAAGTTTACGGACCAAAAGGATTCATCGGAATAAAAAGCTTTCAAACGGATCTCAATTGTTGACTATAAAATCATCTACGTATGTGAATTTATCGCCTGGTCAAcgtatattacaaaaattccATGAATTAAAATCAATGGATGATTAG
- the LOC123705422 gene encoding LETM1 domain-containing protein 1, with amino-acid sequence MSIYRIVTVSRLLLQCNRSSTVLALKYQDIDRNRFTNERLKHTKAIKNESAKFRTYIVQRYIEYVKNYTKVLETRFPAAMRMYRVFSIGIKDFLRDLKAYISLRIKFARDQGFSNMSRQDIELYEKMPSDMWKIAPVLVLSAIPFGNYIIFPLAFLKPKKLLSSHFWSIQQRVEFSVQDLRDRLKYNRSVFRALQEKLDLIPEGQVKEKWERIIALLGSGVHPTANDIIECKELFMKEPYHLAQLSYTHVGHLLKMHGLRKSVFRRKKLKYRALILLEMDKAIIREGGVDNLGSDTLRNACHIRGLNGSHLSNQNMKDWLQQWLLVSQNVDSNSYSLLLHCPILFAYNHPQNWVLIY; translated from the exons atgtCTATCTATAGAATTGTTACAGTATCTAGATTATTATTGCAATGCAATCGCTCCAGTACTGTATTAGCATTAAAATATCAGGATATCGACAGAAACAG ATTTACGAACGAAAgattaaaacatacaaaagCCATAAAAAATGAGAGTGCAAAATTCAGAACATACATTGTTCAACGGTATATTGAATATGTCAAAAACTATACAAAGGTACTTGAGACCAGATTTCCTGCAGCCATGAGAATGTACAGAGTATTTAGTATTGGTATAAAGGATTTCCTCCGAGATCTTAAAGCATATATATCCTTAAGAATAAAATTTGCAAGGGATCAAGGTTTTTCGAATATGAGTCGGCAAGACATTGAACTCTATGAAAAGATGCCTTCAGATATGTGGAAAATAGCACctgttttagttttatcagCCATTCCCTTTGGAAATTATATAATCTTCCCATTAGC ATTTTTGAAGccaaaaaaacttttaagcTCACATTTTTGGTCAATACAACAGCGGGTAGAATTCTCAGTTCAGGATTTGCGGGATCGCTTGAAATATAACCGTTCAGTATTCAGAGCCTTGCAGGAGAAATTAGATTTGATTCCAGAGGGTCAAGTAAAGGAGAAGTGGGAAAGAATAATTGCTCTACTGGGTTCAGGAGTTCACCCTACAGCTAATGATATTATTGAATGTAAAGAACTCTTTATGAAGGAGCCCTATCATTTAGCACAATTGTCATATACACATGTG GGACACCTTTTAAAAATGCATGGTCTAAGGAAAAGTGTGTTTCGCAGGAAGAAACTTAAATACAGAGCATTAATCCTATTGGAAATGGATAAAGCTATAATAAGAGAGGGTGGTGTTGACAATTTGGGATCAGATACTTTAAGGAATGCATGTCACATACGCGGTTTAAATGGTAGCCATTTGTCAAATCAAAATATGAAGGACTGGCTTCAGCAATGGTTACTAGTATCACAAAATGTTGACTCAAATtcatattctttattattgcATTGTCCAATACTGTTTGCCTACAATCACCCACAAAATTGggttttgatttattaa
- the LOC123705482 gene encoding uncharacterized protein LOC123705482: protein MSLRATRCCSHCKASCQSEFKQVVNLKMSGLLIYVYNNVDPIISASGKNVRSVVIHNIGNKEIKKIDYVVELCQYKTKCYQCEKTIQCIRNLLDNVNIIRKNEVLAVCEHCKRSNFKNKCKRCLYLLEKFITCRVKQNESRLDAYRSWWCSAKHLLQTFVQNQNIICGNRLSFDESSEAELKKLVSLIKSSSPTTSPCIDNISLQAEFDKSTDSMLEVETNNKVLEMMDDLSICKEVASAEEETPCMCRYFVEHKKDFQPKVSLEMPVIKHMPCPPCAQKKTLTPQISITKPVKKGTKTSPKTISDDRTILRLIKERKTKKKQEKPGEIVLPQIDSLPALPKAKKQVVSEDSESILECAPEHSEPNEMIRGTKIVHLDPHYKMTKPSMEPLVFRKQYNFAIPDDEAIQQMDATPLEDLKEKPSKDTKGIIRYELSNREFIDKGWTKLPTIKIMRKMNIYKMIPAYPQFDWFKNHRKERVLFYDTGEVLAELYENGCGKWFYKNGLIALDFFNSEDINVKQRYIIYGNNDEYKFNTKRPITVLACFDHLGHGIVYDHTGKVRLKYNQSEGIIIDEKIAPPSRWKWHTLNEPPVFENAYIDNKVKVNEVQRNLLSPHLLDTEENEKPINEEMLVIEFENFVKAKAAKMLQQFKPFQIRMKVVKINDFFSLRVIDQANIYILFRTGHISLKLNIGMHLKSDEIIDTEIVEISEVSTPYDSNMSISKSVTEIHKILENANHFYKSRK, encoded by the exons ATGAGTTTAAG AGCTACACGATGTTGCTCGCATTGCAAAGCCTCCTGTCAGAGTGAATTCAAACAAGtggttaatttaaaaatgtctgggcttttaatttatgtgtatAACAATGTTGATCCG aTAATAAGTGCAAGCGGGAAGAATGTACGAAGCGTGGTTATCCACAACATTGgtaacaaagaaataaaaaaaatcgactACGTAGTAGAACTAT gtcaatacaaaacaaaatgctACCAATGtgaaaaaacaatacaatgtATTCGTAATTTATTggataatgttaatattataaggaaaAATGAAGTATTAGCTGTATGTGAACACTGTAAAAgatctaattttaaaaacaagtgTAAGAGATGCCTATATTTATTGGAGAAATTTATTACATGTAgagtaaaacaaaatgaaagtCGACTAGATGCATACAGGTCTTGGTGGTGTTCAGCAAAACATTTGTTGCAAACCTTTGTACAAAATCAGAACATAATATGTGGTAACAGACTAAGTTTCGATGAAAGTTCAGAAGCTGAGCTTAAAAAACTTGtgagtttaataaaatcatcCTCACCTACAACAAGTCCTTGTATAGACAACATTTCACTTCAAGCAGAGTTTGATAAATCAACGGATAGTATGCTTGAGGTAGAAACTAATAACAAAGTATTAGAAATGATGGATGACCTGAGTATTTGCAAAGAAGTCGCGTCTGCAGAGGAGGAAACCCCCTGTATGTGTAGATATTTTGTAGAGCATAAAAAGGACTTTCAACCGAAAGTTTCTTTAGAGATGCCCGTCATAAAACATATGCCCTGTCCACCATGTGCGCAGAAGAAAACATTAACTCCACAAATAAGCATAACAAAACCTGTTAAGAAGGGCACGAAAACATCACCTAAAACAATTTCTGACGATCGTACTATATTGCGATTGATAAAAGAACGGAAGACCAAAAAGAAACAAGAAAAGCCGGGTGAAATTGTACTTCCTCAAATTGATAGCCTCCCAGCTCTTCCCAAGGCAAAAAAGCAAGTAGTTTCGGAAGATTCAGAAAGTATTTTAGAGTGCGCACCGGAACATTCTGAACCGAATGAAATGATTCGTGGTACAAAAATAGTACATTTAGATCCACATTACAAAATGACAAAACCTTCAATGGAACCACTAGTTTTtagaaaacaatataattttgcaATCCCCGATGATGAGGCAATTCAGCAAATGGATGCTACACCTTTAGAAGATCTGAAGGAAAAGCCCTCTAAG GATACTAAAGGAATAATAAGATACGAGCTTTCAAATAGAGAGTTTATAGATAAGGGCTGGACTAAGTTAccaacaattaaaataatgcgaaag atgaatatttacaaaatgatACCTGCATATCCACAATTTGATTGGTTTAAAAACCATCGTAAAGaaagagttttattttatgatactGGCGAAGTATTAGCCGAGCTTTATGAAAATGGATGTGGGAAATGGTTTTACAAAAATGGGCTAATTGccttagatttttttaatagtgaaG ATATAAATGTCAAACAAAGATACATCATTTATGGCAATAAtgatgaatataaatttaacacAAAAAGGCCAATTACAGTTTTAGCATGTTTTGATCACTTGGGACATGGGATTGTCTATGATCACACTGGTAAAGTAAG gtTGAAATATAATCAATCTGaaggtataattattgatgaGAAAATTGCTCCGCCAAGTCGTTGGAAATGGCATACATTAAATGAACCACCTGTTTTTGAAAATGCCTATATTGACAACAAGGTAAAAGTCAATGAGGTCCAACGAAATTTGCTGTCCCCGCATTTATTAGACACTGAAGAAAATGAGAAACCAATAAATGAAGAAATGCTTGTCATAgagtttgaaaattttgtcAAAGCAAAGGCTGCTAAGATGTTGCAACAATTTAAACCATTCCAAATAAGAATGAAGGTGGTTAAAATAAACGATTTCTTTTCTCTAAGAGTAATTGATCAagcaaatatttacatattgtttAGAACTGGTCACATaagtttaaagttaaatatagGGATGCATTTGAAAAGTGATGAAATAATTGATACTGAGATAGTTGAAATTTCAGAGGTCTCAACGCCATATGATTCAAATATGTCAATATCTAAAAGTGTAACTGAAATACATAAGATATTAGAAAATGcgaatcatttttataaatctcgtaaataa
- the LOC123705147 gene encoding rRNA-processing protein UTP23 homolog: MKIARYKKAQKYLKFYYNNYGFHQPYQVLIDGTFCFAAFKEHINIKDQIPKYLNGKVKLLTTRCIIKETEKVAKKAQGALTILKQFGLHECDHKEPLAGSDCIMSMIGKCNDKHYILATQDRDLQDKLQRKAGVPLLYLHNKSPTLQKPSKASYSKAGQVLTADAHIFISETQNEILKNMKKALGVEEPKLPEKKIIKKPHNPNPLSCKKKKKPDANKMKKDSGVKEGKVRKRKKNKQNKIRIGVQNK; this comes from the exons atgaaaattgcaAGGTATAAGAAAGCACAAAAGTACTTAAAATTctactacaataattatggATTCCACCAACCCTATCAGGTGTTGATTGATGGGACTTTTTGTTTTGCTGCATTCAAA GAGCACATCAACATAAAGGATCAGATACCAAAGTACCTCAATGGGAAAGTAAAACTGCTGACTACTAGGTGCATCATAAAGGAAACTGAGAAAGTCGCTAAGAAGGCGCAAGGAGCATTGACAATCTTAAAACAATTTGGCTTGCATGAGTGCGACCATAAAGAACCTCTAGCAGGTTCTGATTGTATCATGTCTATGATTGGTAAATGTAACGATAAGCATTATATCCTAGCTACTCAGGATCGAGATTTACAAGACAAACTCCAAAGAAAAGCTGGTGTTCCACTTCTCTACCTTCACAACAAATCACCCACGTTACAGAAACCATCAAAAGCCAGCTACAGTAAAGCTGGACAAGTATTAACAGCTGACGCCCACATATTTATAAGCGAAAcacaaaatgaaatattgaAGAATATGAAAAAAGCCCTCGGTGTTGAAGAACCCAAATTACcagagaaaaaaattattaaaaaaccaCACAACCCTAATCCGCTATCCtgcaaaaagaagaaaaaaccAGATgccaataaaatgaaaaaagatAGCGGTGTAAAGGAAGGGAAAGTAAGAAagagaaagaaaaataaacaaaataaaattcgaATAGGcgtacaaaacaaataa